A region of the Caballeronia sp. TF1N1 genome:
GTCGCACTCTCGGCGATCGGGCAGACCATCAACATCATGACGCTCGGCGGACTGGCGCTCGCGGTCGGTATTCTCGTGGACGATGCTACCGTCGCTATCGAAAACATCAGCCAGAATCTCGAAGAAGGCAAGGAACTGGAGCAAGCGATTCTCGATGGCGCGCAACAGATCGCCGTGCCAACGCTCGTTTCCACGCTTTCCATCTGCATCGTTTTCATTCCGATGTTCTTGCTTACCGGCGTTGCGCACTACCTCTTCGTGCCGCTGGCCGAAGCAGTCGTTTTCGCCATGATTGCGTCGTACTTCTTCTCGCGCACGCTCGTTCCGACGCTTGCGAAGTATCTGCTGCGCAACCACGAACACATGGGTGGCGATGTCGAATCGATGAAGGGTTCGCGCAACCCCTTCGTGCGTATTCATCTCGGTTTCGAGAGGCGCTTCGAAGCGGTGCGCGGACGCTACCGCGCCTTTCTCGAAGCTCGGCTCGCGCATCCCGCGCGCTTCGCTTCGTTGTTCCTCGTCTGCTGTCTGCTCTCGCTCGCCCTCGCACCGTTTCTTGGCCGTGACTTCTTTCCTTCCGTCGATTCGGGCGTGATCGCACTGCACTTGCGCACGAAAACCGGCACACGTATCGAGGAAACAGCGGCATTGACCGATCGTGTCGACAAGCGCATTCGCCAACTCATCCCGTCGCGCGAGGTGCATTCGATCATCGACAACATGGGCTTGCCGGTATCGGGCATCAATCTATCGTATAGCAACACCGGCACCATCAGTTCCGCCGATGCCGACGTGCTCATTACGCTCAACGAAGATCACGCGCCCACCGACGACTATATCCGCCAACTCCGCAAGCGCCTGCCGCAGGAATTCCCCGGCGTGGCGTTCTCGTTCCTGCCCGCGGATATAGTGAGTCAGATTCTCAACTTCGGTGTGCCGGCGCCGCTCGATATCGCCATCACGGGCCGCGATGTGCGTGGCAATCGCGCCTTCGCCAATCACTTGCTCGAGAAGATTCGTCGCGTGCCGGGCCTCGTCGATGCACGCATTCAGCAGCCTTCCGATCTTCCATTCGTCAACGTCGAAGTAGATCGTACGAAGGCGCTTCAGGCAGGCTTTACGCAACGCGATGTCGCAAGCAATCTGCTCATCACGCTGTCGGGAAGTCAGCAGACGACGCCTACGTTCTGGCTCAATCCCGCGAATGGCGTGAGCTACAACGTCATTACGTCCGCGCCGCAATACGATATGAACTCGTTGCAATCAGTCGCGAATATTCCAGTGACATCGGCTAGCGGCAAGACGAATATTCTTGGCGCGCTTGCTTCATTGTCTCGCGGGTCGCGCGATGCCGTTGTCTATCACTACAACGCGCAGACCACCATCAATCTTTATGCAAGCACCGAGCGGCGCGATCTGGGCGCGGTATCGGATGACGTTCAACGCATCATTGACGAAGCGCGCGGCCAATTGCCCAAAGGCTCGTCAATCGACATGCGTGGACAAGTCGAAACGATGAACGGTTCTTTCTCGGGCCTGGCGTTTGGATTGATTCTCGCCGTCGTGCTGGTGTATCTGCTTATCGTGGTGAATTTTCAGTCGTGGCTCGATCCGTTCATCATCATCACCGCGCTGCCGGGTGCGTTAGCGGGCATTGTCTGGATGCTCTTCCTCACGCATACGACGCTGTCCATTCCCGCATTGACCGGCGCGATCATGTGTATCGGCATCGCGACGGCCAACAGCATTCTCGTCGTGAGCTTTGCGCGTTCTGCATTGCAGGAACACGGCGATGCCATGCGCTCGGCGCTCGAAGCCGGCTACTCGCGTTTCAGGCCCGTGTTGATGACCGCACTCGCGATGATGATCGGCATGGTGCCCATGGCCATCGGTCTCGGCGAGGGCGGCGAACAGAATGCGCCGCTCGGCCGCGCGGTGATCGGCGGCCTGATGGTCGGCACCATCGCCACGCTCTTCTTCGTGCCCGTGGTGTTCTCGATGATCTATAAGCGTATCGAAGCGAAGCGCGGCGGCGCAAAGCACCTGGATGGCGAGCCGCAAGGCCAGTCGTGATGCCGATATTTACGGAGTTCGAATGAACGAGCAGTCAAACGAACGATCGACACGCAAGCGCGGGCGCATGTGGCTCGTGATCGCGCTCGTGGTCGTCGTGTTGCTGGTGGCGCAGGGTATCTGGTCACGCCATTCCGCGCACGCGGAGCTGGAACGCGATGCCGGCGAGCACAGCGTCCAGACCGTCGAAATCATCAAGCCGACGCGCATGAAGCCGACCCAGGACCTCGTGCTCGCGGGCGATATCCGTGCTTTCTCCGATGCCCCGATTTTTGCGCGCACCAATGGCTATCTGAAACGCTGGACCGCGGATATCGGCACCAAGGTGCGCAAAGGACAGCTGCTTGCGGAGATCGATGCACCCGAGATCAATGATCAGCTGCGTCAGGCTCGCGCCGATGCGCAGACGGCGCGC
Encoded here:
- a CDS encoding efflux RND transporter permease subunit, whose amino-acid sequence is MWIVRLALKRPYTFIVLSLLLLIIGPLVIMRTPTDIFPNIDIPVVSVIWSYTGLPPDQMERRITLNYERGLSVAVNDIEHIESESLPGIAVIRIFFQPNANVDEAIAEITALSQTQLRQLPQGITPPNILRFNASTVPILRLALSSSELTEQQLYDFGNSFLKTQLATVQGASVPLPYGGKQRQIMVDIDSRRLQAKNLAPTDVVNAISAQNLILPTGTTKIGPTEYQVGLNASPDTIEGLNDIPIRTGPGGTIYIRDVAHVRDGFQPQTNIVRLDGTRAALLTINKSGNASTLDIVSRVKNLLPTLRGMVPESLKIESVADQSLFVRASVEGVLREAVIAAGLTALMVLLFLGSWRATLIIAISIPLSMLTSIVALSAIGQTINIMTLGGLALAVGILVDDATVAIENISQNLEEGKELEQAILDGAQQIAVPTLVSTLSICIVFIPMFLLTGVAHYLFVPLAEAVVFAMIASYFFSRTLVPTLAKYLLRNHEHMGGDVESMKGSRNPFVRIHLGFERRFEAVRGRYRAFLEARLAHPARFASLFLVCCLLSLALAPFLGRDFFPSVDSGVIALHLRTKTGTRIEETAALTDRVDKRIRQLIPSREVHSIIDNMGLPVSGINLSYSNTGTISSADADVLITLNEDHAPTDDYIRQLRKRLPQEFPGVAFSFLPADIVSQILNFGVPAPLDIAITGRDVRGNRAFANHLLEKIRRVPGLVDARIQQPSDLPFVNVEVDRTKALQAGFTQRDVASNLLITLSGSQQTTPTFWLNPANGVSYNVITSAPQYDMNSLQSVANIPVTSASGKTNILGALASLSRGSRDAVVYHYNAQTTINLYASTERRDLGAVSDDVQRIIDEARGQLPKGSSIDMRGQVETMNGSFSGLAFGLILAVVLVYLLIVVNFQSWLDPFIIITALPGALAGIVWMLFLTHTTLSIPALTGAIMCIGIATANSILVVSFARSALQEHGDAMRSALEAGYSRFRPVLMTALAMMIGMVPMAIGLGEGGEQNAPLGRAVIGGLMVGTIATLFFVPVVFSMIYKRIEAKRGGAKHLDGEPQGQS